A window of the Streptomyces luomodiensis genome harbors these coding sequences:
- a CDS encoding Gfo/Idh/MocA family protein has product MTNHMPPLRWGVLGGARIAEHFTLPAMATSPHAVAHAVASRRAAAAQRLADRAGTARAYTTYQDLLEDPAVDAVYIALPNSLHTSWTLAALAVGKHVLCEKPLATTVDDVHRIAAAAREADRTVAEAFMYRTHPQFAALLQGIRDGVIGEVHNVEATLSFTLDDPDDIRMSPDLGGGSLLDLGCYLVDAANQVFGRGPHAGAGTVHREDNGVIVHTAGALDYGRGSAALLSTSFLLPWYESRLTVRGDKGSLVLDHCFNPGTGDGHLLRTSATGERFRVTHPGLDMYAAMFDHFARAVAGRPHVLPSLESSAQVQEALSLLGGGPA; this is encoded by the coding sequence ATGACTAATCACATGCCGCCGTTGCGCTGGGGCGTACTGGGAGGCGCCCGCATCGCTGAGCACTTCACCCTGCCCGCGATGGCCACCTCCCCGCACGCCGTCGCCCACGCCGTCGCCTCCCGCCGCGCCGCGGCCGCCCAGCGCCTCGCCGACCGCGCGGGGACAGCACGCGCCTACACCACCTACCAGGACCTCCTGGAGGACCCCGCGGTCGACGCGGTCTACATCGCCCTACCCAACTCCCTGCACACCTCGTGGACCCTGGCCGCGCTGGCCGTCGGGAAGCATGTGCTGTGCGAAAAGCCCCTGGCCACGACCGTCGACGACGTCCATCGCATCGCGGCCGCGGCACGCGAGGCGGACCGGACCGTGGCCGAGGCTTTCATGTACCGCACACATCCCCAGTTCGCGGCACTGCTCCAAGGCATACGTGACGGTGTCATCGGCGAAGTCCACAATGTCGAGGCCACGTTGTCCTTCACTCTGGACGACCCCGATGACATCCGCATGTCACCCGACCTCGGGGGCGGCTCCCTGCTGGACCTCGGCTGCTACCTCGTCGACGCCGCCAACCAGGTCTTCGGGCGCGGGCCGCACGCCGGTGCGGGAACCGTCCACCGCGAGGACAACGGAGTGATCGTGCACACCGCCGGTGCCCTGGACTACGGCCGGGGTTCAGCCGCGCTGCTCAGCACCAGCTTCCTGCTGCCCTGGTACGAGTCCCGGCTGACCGTACGCGGCGACAAGGGCAGTCTCGTCCTGGACCACTGCTTCAATCCCGGCACCGGCGACGGCCATCTGCTGCGCACGAGTGCGACGGGGGAGCGGTTCCGGGTCACCCACCCCGGCCTCGACATGTACGCTGCGATGTTCGACCACTTCGCCCGTGCGGTGGCCGGCCGCCCGCACGTACTGCCCTCGCTGGAGAGCTCGGCCCAGGTGCAGGAGGCCCTGTCCCTGCTCGGCGGCGGGCCCGCCTGA
- a CDS encoding UDP-glucose dehydrogenase family protein, producing MRIAVFGAGYIGLVTAACFAELGHTVAVRDIRSEAVTALRAGRTPIHEPGLDTLLTRNADRLSYTIDADEAVRGAEVAYICVDTPPTAGGDADLSRVFAVVRSLRDATHLTAVVVKSTVPVGTGARVRTALDRVGLRHVGYASNPEFTAEGTAVHDFLHPDRIVIGTWDEQTAACVADLHKDVPGTIVTLDVESAEMVKLTANAFLATKISFANEIANICDLVGADIVAVTRAVGLDQRIGPHFLKAGVGWGGSCFPKDTLALKQMARNAGHSPQLLDAVIEVNELQHRRPVVRLRAALGGLDGARVALLGTTFKPGTDDMRQAPSTVLAARLLAEGAEVRCWDPLAKLPDTAPWSHVSRSPSPAHSMAEADAAVIVTEWPELLDVDWPVVRPTMRTPVILDGRNLLDPATMKGVGYHYLGVGRSRLPH from the coding sequence ATGAGGATCGCCGTATTCGGGGCCGGCTACATCGGCTTGGTGACCGCGGCCTGCTTCGCGGAACTGGGCCACACCGTCGCCGTACGCGACATACGCTCCGAAGCCGTCACAGCCCTGCGCGCCGGCCGCACACCCATCCACGAGCCCGGTCTGGACACGCTCCTCACCCGCAACGCCGACCGGCTGTCCTACACCATCGATGCAGACGAAGCCGTCCGCGGCGCCGAAGTGGCGTACATCTGCGTGGACACCCCTCCTACGGCGGGCGGAGACGCGGACCTCAGCCGGGTCTTCGCAGTGGTCCGCTCCCTGCGCGACGCCACGCACCTGACAGCGGTCGTCGTCAAAAGCACCGTCCCGGTGGGGACAGGGGCCCGCGTCCGCACAGCCCTGGACCGGGTCGGACTACGGCACGTCGGCTACGCCTCCAACCCCGAGTTCACCGCCGAGGGCACCGCCGTCCACGACTTCCTTCACCCCGACCGCATCGTCATCGGCACCTGGGACGAGCAGACCGCCGCCTGCGTCGCCGACCTGCACAAGGACGTCCCCGGCACGATCGTCACCCTCGACGTGGAATCGGCCGAGATGGTGAAACTCACCGCGAACGCCTTCCTCGCCACAAAAATCTCCTTCGCCAACGAAATCGCCAACATCTGCGACCTGGTCGGCGCGGACATCGTCGCCGTCACCCGCGCCGTCGGCCTGGATCAGCGCATAGGACCCCATTTCCTGAAGGCCGGAGTCGGCTGGGGCGGCTCCTGCTTCCCCAAGGACACGCTTGCACTGAAGCAGATGGCGAGAAACGCCGGACACTCCCCGCAACTCCTGGATGCCGTCATCGAGGTCAACGAACTCCAGCACCGCCGGCCCGTCGTCCGCCTCCGCGCCGCCCTTGGCGGGCTCGACGGAGCTCGGGTCGCCCTCCTGGGGACGACCTTCAAACCAGGCACCGACGATATGCGCCAGGCTCCCAGCACCGTCCTGGCGGCTCGCCTCCTCGCCGAAGGCGCCGAAGTCCGCTGCTGGGACCCCCTGGCCAAACTGCCCGACACCGCCCCCTGGTCCCACGTGAGCCGCTCCCCGAGCCCCGCGCACTCAATGGCGGAGGCCGATGCCGCCGTGATCGTCACCGAATGGCCCGAACTCCTGGACGTCGACTGGCCCGTCGTACGTCCCACGATGCGCACCCCCGTCATCCTGGACGGACGCAACCTGCTCGACCCCGCCACGATGAAAGGCGTCGGCTACCACTACCTCGGAGTGGGGCGCAGCCGGCTCCCGCACTGA
- a CDS encoding ABC transporter ATP-binding protein — MRRPHLSTTGAPDVRSPARLLLWLARQQARTITAACLFGIVWMLAQAALPVLVGRQIDDLFATRGATTRTVLVGCLPLAGLALVLHICGALRNRFSESSARTANSRVMLLVARHSANGRQRAPDDAGTGVASVAAGDIAPVGDFLRIAARAAGALVAFAAVSLLLLATAPLLGALTLVTMPALVLGIRPVMRPLSSGQQALRDTVDDLSTSAVDAVHGLRVLRGTGGEGDFLHRYRAQSQQARAIAVRLSRTETVVDSANVLLPGLFGLLTLGIAARLALVGEMSPGTLLTLSGLTAFLVVPLQTAAEFYDKAAKALIASRRLITALSPGAIKGDGLDIPIPSASCPELRDTARGITVRRGQLIVIQVHDAAVGARIADEFGGYRPSRVHLRGTPLDRLDPALLHRTVLLTTPLSGLFAGTLRTTLDPHTRHDDQHLAHALDAVSATDLLRTLPDGLDSPVGGRGYTLSGGQRQRLLVARSLLADPDVLILLNPTQAVDAHTEMRMAQGLAAHRRGRTTVIVTDSPAFAAFADITRTVADRPATPDRSTTAGSGNAGEVHA; from the coding sequence ATGCGCCGACCCCACCTGAGCACGACCGGCGCGCCCGATGTCCGGTCACCGGCACGGCTCCTGCTGTGGCTGGCGCGGCAGCAGGCGCGCACCATCACCGCTGCCTGCCTGTTCGGCATCGTCTGGATGCTCGCGCAGGCGGCTCTGCCCGTCCTGGTCGGCCGTCAGATCGACGACCTCTTCGCCACGCGGGGCGCCACCACGCGTACCGTCCTTGTCGGCTGCCTGCCCCTCGCGGGGCTCGCTCTGGTCCTCCACATCTGTGGGGCGCTGCGCAACCGGTTCTCGGAGAGCAGCGCCCGCACGGCGAACAGCCGCGTCATGCTCTTGGTGGCACGCCACAGTGCGAACGGCAGACAGCGTGCGCCAGACGACGCGGGCACCGGCGTGGCGAGCGTCGCCGCAGGCGACATCGCGCCCGTCGGTGACTTCCTGCGCATCGCGGCGCGGGCCGCTGGAGCGCTCGTCGCCTTCGCCGCGGTGTCGCTCCTGCTTCTGGCCACCGCGCCGCTGCTCGGCGCTCTGACCCTCGTCACGATGCCCGCCCTGGTGCTGGGCATCCGGCCGGTGATGCGTCCCCTGTCGAGTGGGCAGCAGGCGCTGCGCGACACCGTGGACGATCTGAGCACCTCGGCCGTCGACGCCGTCCACGGCCTGCGTGTGCTGAGGGGCACCGGCGGGGAGGGCGACTTCCTGCACCGCTACCGGGCCCAGTCTCAGCAGGCCCGTGCCATCGCTGTGCGGCTGAGCCGGACCGAGACAGTCGTCGACTCCGCCAATGTGCTGCTGCCCGGCCTGTTCGGCCTGCTCACCCTCGGGATCGCCGCACGCCTGGCGCTGGTCGGCGAGATGAGCCCCGGAACCCTGCTGACCCTGTCGGGCCTGACAGCGTTCCTCGTCGTGCCGCTGCAGACCGCGGCCGAGTTCTACGACAAGGCGGCCAAGGCTCTCATCGCCTCCCGCCGCCTCATCACCGCCCTGAGCCCCGGCGCGATCAAAGGCGACGGCCTGGACATCCCCATTCCGTCCGCCTCCTGCCCCGAACTCCGCGATACGGCACGAGGGATCACCGTTCGTCGTGGCCAACTCATCGTTATCCAGGTGCATGACGCGGCTGTCGGCGCCCGAATCGCCGACGAATTCGGGGGTTACCGTCCCAGCCGCGTCCACCTGCGGGGCACCCCCCTGGATCGTCTCGACCCTGCCCTCCTGCACCGCACCGTCCTGCTGACCACCCCTCTGTCCGGCCTCTTCGCCGGCACCTTGCGCACCACGCTCGACCCCCACACACGCCATGACGACCAGCACCTCGCGCACGCCCTCGACGCCGTCAGCGCCACCGACCTCCTCCGCACGCTCCCCGACGGTCTGGACTCTCCGGTCGGAGGACGCGGGTACACCCTGTCCGGCGGCCAGCGCCAGCGGCTCCTGGTCGCCCGGTCCCTCCTCGCGGACCCCGACGTGCTGATCCTCCTGAACCCCACCCAGGCCGTCGACGCCCACACAGAGATGCGGATGGCCCAGGGCCTGGCTGCCCACCGGCGCGGGCGCACCACTGTCATCGTCACCGACAGTCCGGCCTTCGCCGCGTTCGCCGACATCACCCGCACCGTCGCCGACCGGCCCGCGACCCCCGACAGGAGCACAACAGCCGGGAGCGGCAACGCCGGGGAGGTACACGCGTGA
- a CDS encoding radical SAM protein produces MRADNRLLDIPVRPFEMTQRRRENQALNIHEYREGATTLRSRPLALFVELTQNCNLRCPMCRFGEKYDPALNMDEKVFDRLAEELFPDAHLVDVRGWGESTMLAGFGDLVLRALEHRVRVRVVTNGQINRPAVWDTLMRGQGIVTVSCDAASPELFDKLRAGGTLERLERTCASLVEARDRHGVPRDHVNFNVVSSMDNLDELADIVRLAARLDISPVVIHPLVAHVDDPSHLRQDLGRTQEAYARAAEAGREHGVVVQLGAAPDPSLALPEMVRKPACMHPWSYAYVRYDGAVGFCDHLIGSDEYTLGSLQHHTFEEIWNGEKWQALRRAHLSGHIPDAFAPCRYTYAQRYTDFEYLVHPDRAEGIVSSATHHDVVRSRDPRLIPAVPFAGDDADSTGQVLVPTRMLSDSLRALSVPDQS; encoded by the coding sequence ATGCGAGCCGATAACAGACTGCTCGACATCCCCGTGCGCCCCTTCGAAATGACCCAGCGCCGCCGCGAGAACCAGGCACTCAACATCCACGAGTACCGCGAGGGCGCCACGACACTGCGCAGCAGGCCGCTCGCGCTGTTCGTCGAACTCACCCAGAACTGCAACCTGCGCTGCCCCATGTGCCGCTTCGGCGAGAAGTACGATCCCGCGCTCAACATGGACGAGAAGGTCTTCGACCGGCTCGCCGAAGAACTGTTCCCCGACGCTCACCTGGTAGATGTCCGTGGCTGGGGCGAGAGCACCATGCTGGCTGGCTTCGGCGACCTGGTCCTGCGCGCGCTCGAACACCGCGTACGGGTACGGGTCGTGACAAACGGCCAGATCAACCGCCCGGCCGTGTGGGACACCCTGATGCGCGGACAGGGGATCGTCACCGTCTCCTGCGACGCCGCGTCCCCCGAACTCTTCGACAAGCTCCGCGCCGGCGGCACCCTGGAGCGTCTCGAACGCACCTGTGCGTCGTTGGTGGAGGCCCGCGACCGCCACGGCGTGCCCCGTGACCACGTCAACTTCAACGTCGTGTCCAGCATGGACAACCTCGACGAGCTCGCCGACATCGTGCGCCTCGCGGCCCGCCTGGACATCTCCCCGGTCGTCATCCACCCGCTGGTCGCCCACGTTGACGACCCCTCCCACCTGCGCCAGGATCTCGGCCGCACTCAAGAGGCGTACGCGCGTGCCGCCGAGGCCGGACGCGAGCACGGAGTCGTCGTCCAGCTCGGGGCTGCCCCCGACCCCTCCCTTGCTCTTCCGGAGATGGTCCGCAAACCCGCGTGCATGCACCCCTGGAGCTACGCCTATGTCCGCTACGACGGTGCCGTCGGCTTCTGCGACCACCTCATCGGCAGCGACGAGTACACCCTCGGCTCGCTCCAGCACCACACCTTCGAAGAGATCTGGAACGGTGAGAAGTGGCAGGCCCTGCGCCGTGCTCATCTCAGCGGACACATTCCCGACGCGTTCGCCCCGTGCCGCTACACCTATGCCCAGCGCTACACCGACTTCGAATACCTCGTCCACCCGGACCGTGCCGAGGGCATCGTCTCCAGCGCGACGCACCACGATGTCGTACGCAGCCGCGATCCGCGGCTGATCCCGGCGGTGCCGTTCGCAGGCGACGACGCCGACTCCACGGGCCAGGTCCTGGTCCCCACCCGGATGCTCTCGGACAGCCTGCGCGCACTGTCCGTCCCCGACCAGTCATGA
- a CDS encoding ABC transporter ATP-binding protein, translated as MAAAVAHDTGAPVEPLIALGVLLLLLQTWLTRHARLRARALGEDLLADLREEAMARAVALPTAAVEGAGVGDLLTRTTRDITTLSKNLRFTLFELIGSLLTMAITVAALAVLQPLYLIPCLLSLGLATTLCRWYLRRAPQWYLAEARAYAQLSEGLIETSSHPRTVESLDLAVVRERRTGQDVDRWFRAGLHTLNLRTVWLPTLGLVCLLPLPAVLVTGFVLHTHGATTIGAVTTAAVYAQQFGEPVSRISYYVDDLHLAHTALVRLLGIPAPPAQPPPPPHVPRRPALAAHGLTFSHDGRRTVLHGVNLHVRPAEKLALVGPSGAGKTTLAALLAGLHTPQSGSVLLDGVRLDTLPSATVRRLITVVEQDQHVFAGTLRDNLALARPGTRDADLLDALHAVGAASWVAAFPHGIATRIGSGGIPLDARQAQQVALARVLIAAPPIVVLDEATSDLDRTVASALEHILADRLRDSTLITIAHRLHTAQAADRIALLQDGRITELGDHDTLLEQGGEYARLWHIHNGRADATPGDHTGPLASERPTGNLPTSRTTSTTIDQKGDHTP; from the coding sequence GTGGCCGCTGCAGTGGCCCACGACACCGGCGCCCCCGTCGAACCCCTCATCGCCCTCGGCGTGCTCCTCCTTCTCCTCCAGACCTGGCTCACGCGCCATGCCCGGTTGCGGGCACGCGCCCTGGGCGAGGACCTCCTAGCCGACCTGCGAGAAGAGGCCATGGCCCGGGCCGTCGCCCTCCCCACCGCCGCCGTGGAAGGCGCGGGCGTCGGCGACCTGCTGACCCGCACCACCCGAGACATCACCACCCTCTCCAAGAACCTTCGCTTCACCCTCTTCGAACTCATCGGCTCGCTGCTCACCATGGCAATCACCGTCGCCGCTCTCGCTGTGCTCCAGCCCCTGTACCTGATCCCATGCCTGCTGTCACTGGGCCTGGCGACGACACTCTGCCGCTGGTACCTGAGGCGCGCCCCGCAGTGGTACCTGGCCGAGGCCCGCGCTTACGCCCAGCTCAGCGAGGGCCTGATCGAAACGAGCTCACACCCCCGCACCGTGGAATCCCTCGACCTGGCGGTGGTGCGCGAGCGCCGCACCGGCCAGGACGTCGACCGCTGGTTCCGGGCCGGCCTGCACACCCTGAACCTGCGCACCGTCTGGCTGCCGACGCTCGGACTGGTGTGTCTGCTGCCGCTGCCCGCTGTGCTGGTCACCGGCTTCGTGCTGCACACCCACGGCGCGACGACGATCGGGGCCGTCACCACCGCGGCCGTGTACGCCCAGCAGTTCGGCGAGCCGGTCAGCCGGATCTCCTACTACGTCGACGACCTGCACCTCGCTCACACCGCACTCGTACGACTGCTCGGGATCCCCGCTCCTCCCGCGCAACCCCCGCCGCCACCGCACGTCCCGCGGCGCCCCGCTCTCGCCGCGCACGGGCTGACGTTCTCCCACGACGGCAGGCGCACCGTCCTGCACGGCGTGAACCTGCACGTGCGCCCAGCGGAGAAACTTGCCCTCGTGGGACCCAGCGGGGCGGGCAAGACAACTCTCGCGGCGCTGCTCGCCGGACTGCACACCCCGCAGAGCGGCTCCGTCCTGCTCGACGGTGTACGCCTGGACACACTGCCGAGTGCGACAGTGCGCCGCCTCATCACCGTCGTCGAACAAGACCAGCACGTCTTCGCCGGCACCCTGCGCGACAACCTGGCCCTGGCCCGGCCGGGTACCCGCGACGCCGATCTCCTTGACGCCCTGCACGCTGTCGGCGCCGCGTCCTGGGTCGCCGCCTTTCCTCACGGCATCGCCACCCGGATCGGTTCCGGCGGAATTCCCCTCGACGCCCGGCAGGCCCAACAGGTCGCGCTGGCACGCGTCCTGATCGCGGCCCCTCCCATCGTCGTCCTCGACGAGGCGACCTCTGACCTGGACCGGACCGTGGCGTCCGCCCTGGAGCACATCCTGGCGGACAGGCTCCGCGACTCCACCCTCATCACGATCGCGCACCGACTGCACACCGCCCAGGCCGCCGACCGAATCGCCCTCCTCCAGGACGGCCGCATCACGGAGTTGGGCGATCACGACACCCTCCTTGAACAAGGAGGCGAGTACGCCCGCCTCTGGCACATCCACAACGGGCGCGCCGACGCCACTCCCGGCGATCACACCGGCCCCTTGGCCTCCGAACGCCCGACAGGCAACCTCCCGACATCCCGCACCACCTCGACCACCATCGACCAGAAGGGTGACCACACTCCATGA
- a CDS encoding glycosyltransferase: protein MPHTSPPSQETIADDALTVAVCTVGRPALTRALSMIAAGDTSTIHEVIVVDNTAGTLDRRRVLDACAPVRVRVLDGSGPASVGRNLALSQARTDVVLFLDDDCLPDPAWAKEMAHYMATHLDVAAAFGKVVPVPVPGWELRTAYLPQLGESAWGVAQGDDGERWCPAVSAPSWTPGPVRGEPTVPWCAVGSSNNLALRRSLLPAHRPAFLPHLGPGTGAGSGEDTELGYLLMREGRGVAYAPWALVQHDSWMSPASTEPAHRGYIRGNVEALGYHAVRGDQHAAGLLAAYLGHFRANNGFGLTEFGEILEWAYGSFTGGTPRAPLRKSDLS, encoded by the coding sequence ATGCCCCACACCTCGCCCCCCTCGCAGGAGACCATCGCCGACGACGCACTGACCGTGGCTGTCTGCACGGTCGGACGTCCGGCGCTCACCCGCGCCCTATCCATGATCGCCGCCGGTGACACCAGCACGATCCACGAGGTCATCGTCGTCGACAACACCGCGGGGACGCTGGACCGCCGGCGCGTCCTCGATGCCTGCGCCCCCGTGCGCGTCCGTGTCCTGGACGGCAGCGGCCCGGCGTCCGTGGGACGCAACCTCGCGCTGTCCCAAGCGCGGACCGACGTCGTGCTGTTCCTCGACGACGACTGTCTGCCCGACCCCGCCTGGGCCAAAGAGATGGCGCACTACATGGCGACGCACCTCGACGTGGCGGCAGCTTTCGGAAAAGTCGTTCCGGTGCCCGTGCCCGGCTGGGAGCTGCGCACGGCCTACCTTCCCCAACTGGGCGAAAGCGCCTGGGGAGTCGCCCAGGGCGACGACGGTGAACGCTGGTGCCCGGCTGTCTCCGCACCGAGCTGGACCCCGGGCCCCGTGCGCGGCGAGCCGACCGTCCCCTGGTGCGCCGTCGGCTCGTCCAACAATCTGGCGCTGCGCCGCAGCCTGCTTCCGGCACACCGTCCTGCCTTCCTGCCGCACCTCGGTCCGGGCACCGGCGCCGGATCGGGCGAGGACACCGAACTGGGTTACCTGTTGATGCGCGAAGGCCGGGGAGTCGCCTACGCGCCCTGGGCCCTGGTGCAACACGACTCATGGATGAGCCCCGCTTCCACCGAGCCCGCCCACCGCGGCTACATCCGCGGCAACGTGGAAGCCCTCGGCTACCACGCGGTGCGCGGCGACCAGCACGCCGCCGGGCTGCTCGCCGCCTACCTCGGACACTTCCGGGCCAACAACGGCTTCGGACTAACCGAGTTCGGCGAGATCCTGGAGTGGGCCTATGGCTCCTTCACCGGCGGGACTCCGCGTGCCCCCCTGCGCAAGTCGGATCTGAGCTGA